The following are encoded in a window of Anas platyrhynchos isolate ZD024472 breed Pekin duck chromosome 30, IASCAAS_PekinDuck_T2T, whole genome shotgun sequence genomic DNA:
- the LOC119715790 gene encoding olfactory receptor 14C36-like: protein MPNISSVSEFLLLAFADTRELQLLHFALFLGIYLAALLGNGLILTAIACDHRLHTPMYFFLLNLALLNLGSISTTVPKATANALWDTRAISYEGCAAQVFFFLFFIAAEYSVLTVMAYDRYIAICKPLHYGTLLGSRACAQMAAAAWGSGFLDAVLHTVNTFSLPLCRGNELDQFFCELPQILKLSCSESFLREVGLIVVSICLAFGCFVFIVLSYLQIFRAVLKIPSEQSQHKVFSTCLPHLAVVSLFISTGMFAYLKPPSISSSSLNLVVAVLYSVVPAAMNPLIYSMRNKELKDALRKLFGYTFLHH from the coding sequence atgccgaacatcagctctgtgagtgagttcctcctgctggcatttgcagacacacgggagctgcagctcctgcacttcgcgctcttcctgggcatctacctggctgccctcctgggcaacggcctcatcctcacagctatagcctgcgaccaccgcctccacacccccatgtactttttcctcctcaaccttgccctcctcaACCTGGGATCCATTTCCACCACTGTGCCCAAAGCTacggccaatgccctctgggacaccagggccatctcctatgaaggatgtgctgcacaggtctttttctttctcttctttatagCAGCTGAATATTCTGTTCTTAcagtcatggcctatgaccgctacattgccatctgcaagcccctgcactacgggaccctcctgggcagcagagcttgtgcccagatggcagcagctgcctggggcagtggctttcttgatgctgtcctgcacacagttaatacattttccctgcccctctgccgaGGTAATGAGCTTGATCAGTTCTTCTGTGAGCTTCCTCAAATCCTCAAGCTGTCCTGCTCAGAGTCGTTCCTCAGGGAGGTTGGGCTCATTGTAGTTAGTATCTGTTTAGcatttggctgttttgttttcattgtgctgtcctatcTGCAGATTTTCAGGGCCGTGCTGAAGATCCCCTCTGAGCAGAGCCAGCACAAAgtcttttccacgtgcctccctcaccttgcAGTTGTCTCCCTATTTATCAGtactggcatgtttgcctacctgaagcccccctccatctcctcctcatCCCTGAACCTGgttgtggcagttctgtactcggtggttcCTGCAGCTATGaatcccctcatctacagcatgagaaacaaggagctcaaggatgcatTGAGGAAACTCTTTGGATATACGTTTCTTCACCATTAA